Proteins from a single region of Palaemon carinicauda isolate YSFRI2023 chromosome 32, ASM3689809v2, whole genome shotgun sequence:
- the LOC137625514 gene encoding 17S U2 SnRNP complex component HTATSF1-like: MADVVTSLTGERQTGVRVPLILVKGVGDFLEEDGVGDFVEEEEVGDFLEEGVGDFVEEGVGDFLEEEVGNFLEEGVGDFLEEEGVGDFLEEKRDGDFLEEEGVGDFLEEKGIGNFLEEEGVGDFLDEKGVGDFLKEEGVGDFLNEEGVRDFLEEKGVGDFLEEEGEKGIGDSLEEKGVEDFLEEKGIGDSLEEKGVEDFLDKEGVGDFLEEEGVGDFLEEEGVGDFLEEKRVGDFLEEKRVGVFLKEEGVGDFLEEGVGDFLDEEGVGDFLEEKGVGDFLDEKGVGDFLKEEGVGDFLNEEGVRDFLEEV; encoded by the exons atggccgatgtggtaacgtccctgaccggtgaacgccagactggggttcgagtcccgctcatactt GTGAAAGGAGTTGGAGATTTCTTGGAGGAGGATGGAGTTGGAGATTTCGTGGAGGAGGAAGAAGTTGGAGATTTCTTAGAAGAAGGAGTTGGAGATTTCGTAGAAGAAGGAGTTGGAGATTTCTTAGAAGAAGAAGTTGGAAATTTCTTAGAAGAAGGAGTTGGAGATTTCTTGGAGGAGGAAGGAGTTGGAGATTTCTTGGAGGAGAAAAGAGATGGAGATTTCTTGGAGGAGGAAGGAGTTGGAGATTTCTTAGAGGAGAAAGGAATTGGAAATTTCTTGGAGGAGGAAGGAGTTGGAGATTTCTTGGATGAGAAAGGAGTTGGAGATTTCTTGAAGGAGGAAGGAGTTGGAGATTTCTTGAATGAGGAAGGAGTTAGAGATTTCTTGGAGGAGAAAGGAGTTGGAGATTTCTTGGAGGAGGAAGGA GAGAAAGGAATTGGAGATTCCTTGGAGGAGAAAGGAGTTGAAGATTTCTTGGAGGAGAAAGGAATTGGAGATTCCTTGGAGGAGAAAGGAGTTGAAGATTTCTTGGATAAGGAAGGAGTTGGAGATTTCTTGGAGGAGGAAGGAGTTGGAGATTTCTTGGAGGAGGAAGGAGTTGGAGATTTCTTGGAGGAGAAAAGAGTTGGAGATTTCTTGGAGGAGAAAAGAGTTGGAGTTTTCTTGAAGGAGGAAGGAGTTGGAGATTTCTTGGAGGAAGGAGTTGGAGATTTCTTGGATGAGGAAGGAGTTGGAGATTTCTTGGAGGAGAAAGGAGTTGGAGATTTCTTGGATGAGAAAGGAGTTGGAGATTTCTTGAAGGAGGAAGGAGTTGGAGATTTCTTGAATGAGGAAGGAGTTAGAGATTTCTTGGAGGAGGTATGA